AAACGACACCATGCCGCCGAAGCCCGACATCTGACGCTCGGCGACGGCGTGGTCCGGGTGCGAGTCCAGGCCCGGGTACAGCACGTCGCCGACGTCGTCGCGGTCGGCGAGGAACCGCGCGACCGCCGCGGCGTTCGCGCAGTGCCGGTCCATCCGCACCGCGAGCGTCTTGAGGCCGCGCAGCGTCAGCCACGCGTCGAACGGACCCGCGACCGCGCCGGACGCGTTCTGGTGGAACGCCACCGCGTCGGCCAGGGCGGTCGTGCCGGTCGGCCCCTCGAGCCCGACCGGGAGCTGCGCCCCGTCGGCGACGACCAGCGCCCCGCCGACGACGTCGGAGTGGCCGCCGATGTACTTGGTGGTGGAGTGCACGACGACGTCCGCGCCGAGCGCGATCGGCTGCTGCAGGTACGGGGTCGCGAAGGTGTTGTCGACGACGAGCACCGCGCCGGCCGCCCGCGCGTGGGCCGCGAGCGCCGCGATGTCGGAGACGCCGAGCAGCGGGTTGGTCGGCGTCTCCACCCACACGAGCTTGGTCTGCCCGGGCCGGATGGCGGCCAGCACGGCGTCGGGGTCGGACAGGCCCACGGGCGTGTGCTCGACGCCCCACGGACCGAACACCCGCGCGATGAGGCGGTACGTGCCGCCGTACGCGTCGTCCGGGACCACCACGTGGTCACCGGGCCGCAGCACGGCGCGCAGCAGCGTGTCCTCCGCCGCGAGGCCCGACGCGAACGCGAAGCCCGCGCCGCCGCCCTCCGCCGCACGGAGCGCCTCCTCGAGCGCCGCACGCGTCGGGTTGCCCGAGCGGGAGTACTCGTAGCCGCCGCGCAGCCCGCCGACACCGTCCTGCTTGTAGGTCGAGACCTGGTAGATCGGCGTCACGACCGCGCCGGTCGCGCCGTCCGGCTCCTGCCCGGCGTGGATGGCCCGCGTCGCGAAGCCGGCCCCGGACCAGTCGCCGTCGTCGGTGTGCGCGGCGAGGTCGCCGGATCCGGGCAGCGTGGGGTGCGTCTCGTCAGTCACAGGGCCAGGCTAGGCGGTCGGAGCGGGCGGGAACACGCGGGCGCGCGGCCCGGTTGAGAGCGTCGGACCCGAGGAAGGGAGTCACCATGAGCTGGCTGTTCGGATCTGCCCTCGCCACCACGATGGTCACGCCGGAGCGCGCCCTGCGCGGCCGCGAGGACTACGCGTACACCGTGCCCGCCACGCACACCGTGCTCGGCACGCCGCTGCGCGGGCCGTGGCCGGAGGGCACGCGCACGATCACGCTGGGCCTCGGCTGCTTCTGGGGCGCGGAGCGCGTCTTCTGGCAGCTGCCGGGCGTCGTCGCGACGTCGGTGGGCTACCAGGGCGGGTACACGCCGTACCCGACGTACGAGGAGGTGTGCACCGGCCTGACCGGGCACGCCGAGGTCGTGCAGGTCGCCTACGACCCGTCGGTGGTGTCGGACGCGGACGTGCTGCGCACGTTCTGGGAGTCGCACGACCCGACGCAGGGGTTCCGGCAGGGCAACGACCGCGGCACGCAGTACCGGTCGACGGTCTACCCGACCACGCCGGAGCAGGAGGCCGCGGCGCGCGAGACGCTCGCCGCCTACCAGGAGCGGCTGACCCGCGCCGGGTACGGCGAGATCACCACGGAGGTGCGGCCCGCGGCCGAGGCCGGGACGTACTACTACGCCGAGGACTACCACCAGCAGTACCTCGACAAGAACCCGAACGGGTACTGCGGGCTCGGCGGCACCGGCGTGTCCTGCCCGCGGCCGCTCGACGCGTAGCCGCAGCACCACGACGCCGCGGCGCCCGGGGACGGGAACGACCCCGGGCGCCGCGGCGTCCGCGTACCGTGACCTGGTGTGACGAAGGTCGACGAGCACCGCGCCGCGCTGCGCGCCCTGCCCCCCGGGCAGGTGCCGGGCTACCTCACGCAGCACTCCGGGCTGCCGGGCCCGCGGGGGAACCTCGAGGTGATGGCGGCGTTCGCCGACGTGGCGCCCGCTCCCCTGGTGCTCGCGCTCGCGGACGACCCGGACGAGTACCTGCGCTGCTGCGGGACCGTCGGCGCGGGACGGCTGCTCGTCGAGGCCCTGGCGGCCGGGGACGACGACGGCGCCCGCGACCTGCTCGCGCTGCTGCACGACCGCGCCGCGGACCCGCTGTGGCGGGTGCGGGAGGCGACCGCGATGGCCCTGCAGCGCCTCGGCGACGACCGGCCGGCGGACCTGCGCGGGGTCGTCGCCGACTGGGCCGCGGACGCCCACCCGCTGGTCCGCCGTGCGGCCGTCGCGGGTGTGTGCGAGCCCCGGCTGCTGCGCGACCCGGCGACCGCGGCCGCCGCCCTGTCCGCGTGCACCACGGCCACCGACGCGCTCGCCGCCCTCCCGGCGGACGCGCGCCGCCACCCCGACGTCCGCACCCTGCGCCAGGCGCTCGGGTACTGCTGGAGCGTGGCGGTGGCCGGCGACCCGGGCGCGGGCCTGCCGGCGTTCGCCGCCCTGCGCACCACCACCGACCCGGACGTCGCGTGGGTGGTGCGGGAGAACGAGAAGAAGAGCCGGCTGCGCCGCCTGCTCGACTGACCGCCGAGGAGACCCGTGCCGTCCGCGACCCGAGCCGTCCCCGCCGTCGCCCCGACCGGCGGGTCCCGTCCCCTGCGCGAGCCGCGCGACCTGCCCGACCTGCCCGACCTGCCCGACCCGTGCGACCGCGCCGCGGCGCCCAGCGACCGGCACGCCCGCCGCGCCCGTCGCCGGGCGGGTGCCGCCCTCGCCCTGGGGCTGCCCGCGCTGCTCGCCGTCACCGGCTGCGGGGCGGCGACCGAGCGACCGCCCGCCGCGGAGGTCGCGGCCGCCCCCGACTGCCTCGCGACCGACGTCCTGTGGGGACTCGGCCTGACGCCGCCGGAGGGCCACGACCGCCCGGCCCCCGCGGCGGGGTCGGTCCCCGAGGGGTTCATCCCCGTCTCGGCCGTGCACTGCCGCGGCCCGCTCGACGGACCGGTGCAGCCCGGACCGGCCGCACCCGGTGGCGACGCGGAGCCGGCGCCCGGGTTCCTGACCGTGCCCGAGGGCGAGGCGGTCGACCTCGGCGACCTCCCCGCGGCGCCCGGGGCGCCCGAGCCGTCCCCCGCGGCCGTCGCGGTCACGGAGGTCGAGCTGGCCGGCGACCTCGGTCCCCTGCTCGCCCAGCTCGCGCGCCCGAGCCGGGTCGCGGGGCCCGACCAGGTCTGCGCCGCGGTGTGGCTGCCGCAGCCGCAGGTCTACCTGGTGGACGCCCACGGCAGGGCCGTGCGGGTGCAGTGGCCGTCCGACGAGTGCGGCGTCCTGCTGGACGGCGTGACGTCCCCGCTGGCGGTGCTGCGGACGGTCGGCACCCGCGTCGTGGTGGCCGGGCCGGCCTGACGGCGCGTCAGTCGGTGGCGGCGAACGCGCGCAGCGCGATGCCGACCGCGTGCTGGAACAGCCGCTCGCGCTCGTCCGCGTCGAGCTCGGCCGCCTGGAACGTGAAGTCCGAGACGGACAGCAGCGCCAGCGCCTCCGCCTTCTCCCGGTCGGCGGCCGCGTACAGCCCGGCGGCCTCCATCTCGACGGCGAGCGTGCCGTGCTCGACCAGCGCCTGCATGAGCTGCGGCCGGTCCGCGTAGAACACGTCGGAGGTCAGCACCGGCCCGGCGTGGACGCGCGCCCCCTCCACGTCGCGCGCGGCGGCCACCGCGGCGGACGCGAGCGCGAAGCTCGGGGCGTGGGAGTAGTGCAGCCCCGGCAGCCGGTTGGCGCTGACGCCGGAGTCGGTGTGCGCGGCGGTGGCGACCACGACGTCGCCGAGCTCGAGGTGCCGCTGCATGCCGCCCGCCGTGCCGATGCGGATGATCCGCCGCACGCCGTAGAACCGGAACAGCTCGGTGGCGTAGATCGAGATGGACGGCACGCCCATCCCGGAGGCCATCACGGACACCGGCCGGCCCTGCCAGGTCCCCGTCCAGCCGACGACGCCGCGCACCTCGGTCACCAGCCGCGCGTCGTCCAGCACCGTCTCCGCGATCCGGGTGGCGCGGCGCGGGTCGCCCGGCATGAGGACGTCCGGGGCGAAGTCGCCGGGCTGCGCGGAGATGTGCGGGGTGGGCATGGGGGTCTCCTGATCGGGGCGGAGCGGGGGCCGGGCGGGTCCGGACGTCGCGCCGCCGCCCTCCCGGGCGCGGGCGGGCGGCGGCGCGACGACGGGCGGTGGCGTCAGCGGGTGCCGACGATGTCGACGACGAACACCAGGGTGTCGCCACCGCGGATGCCGGCCTGCGGCACGCCGCGGTCGCCGTAGCCCAGGTGCGGCGGGATCGACAGCAGCACGCGCGAGCCGACGGGCTGGCCGACCAGGCCCTCGTCCCAGCCGCCGATGACGGCGCCGACGCCGATCGGGAACGAGATCGAGGACCCGCGGTCGTACGAGTTGTCGAACACGTGGCCGCCCCAGGTCTGGCCCAGGTAGTGCACCTCGAGGTCGTCGCCGGCCTCGACGAGCGCGCCGTCGCCGGGCGCGAGGACGACGACCTCGAGCTCGGCGGGCGCCTCGCCCTCGGGGAACGTCAGGGTCGGCTTCTCGCCGAACGATCCGGTGGCCTCGGGCAGGGTGGACATGACGTCTCCTCGGTCGTGGGCTGAACTCCCCCATCCTGCCCGCTCCCGGGCCGTCGCCGCGAACCCGGGGGACCGGCCGCCCGGCGCGCGACGGGTTAGCGTCGTCCCGGCGGGCGAGGGGCGCCCGCCGGGACGGGAGCACCGATGTCGCTGACCACCTGGGCCGGGAACCTCACCTACGCCGCCGCGCGCGTGCACGAGCCGCGGACCGTCGAGCAGGTGCAGGAGGTGGTCGCGGGCGCGCGGCGGGTGCGGGCGCTCGGGACGCGGCACTGCTTCAACGACCTCGCGGACACCGAGCACGACCTGGTCCGGCTGGACGGGCTCGACCCGGACGTCCGCGTCGACGCCGGCGCCCGGACGGTGTCGGTGGCCGCCGGAACCCGCTACGGGGCGCTCGCCCGCGTCCTGCACGCGCAGGGCTGGGCCCTGCACGACCTCGCCTCGCTGCCGCACATCTCGGTGGCCGGGGCGGTCGCCACCGCCACGCACGGGTCGGGCGACCGGTCCCGGAACCTCGCTGCGGCCGTCGCGGCGGTGGACCTGGTGACCGCCGACGGCACGCTGCGGCACGTCGCGCGCGGGGACGCCGACTTCCCGGGTGTCGTCGTCGGGCTCGGCGCGCTCGGCGTCGTCGTGCGGGTCACGCTCGACGTCGAGCCGACGTACGACGTCGCGCAGGAGGTCCACACCGACCTGCCGTGGGACGTCGCGCTGGAGCACCTGGACGACGTGACCGGGTCCGCCGACTCCGTGAGCCTGTTCACCGACTGGACCGGCCCCGCGGTGCAGCAGGTCTGGCGCAAGACCCGCCTGGCCGCCGGCGCCGGCTACGAGCGACGCACCGAGCTGTTCGGCGCGCGCCCGGCGCCCGGCCCGCTGCACCCCCTGCCCGGCATCGACCCCGTGCACTGCACCGAGCAGCTCGGCGTCCCCGGTCCGTGGCACGAGCGGCTGCCGCACTTCCGGCTGGAGTTCACGCCCAGCAACGGCGACGAGCTGCAGTCCGAGTACCTCGTCCCCCGCGGGCGCGCCGCCGAGGCGTTCGAGGCGCTGCGGGCCCTCGCCCCCGTCGTCGCGCCGCTGCTCCAGGTCTCGGAGGTCCGCACCGTCGCGGGCGACGACCTGTGGCTCAGCACGGCGTCCGGCGGCGACCGGGTCGCCCTGCACTTCACGTGGCAGCCGCGGCAGCGCGAGGTCGAGGCCGTCCTGCCCCGCCTGGAGGCCGCGCTGGCCCCGCTCGGGGCGCGGCCGCACTGGGGCAAGCTGTTCGCCTCGCTCGGCGCGCCCGACTCGGACCCGCGCGCGCTCTACCCGCGGCTGGACGACTTCCGCGCGCTGGTGGCGCGCACCGACCCGGAGGGCACGTTCCGCAACGCGTTCGTCGACCGGCACGTCCTGGGAGCGTGACCGGGGCGGGCGCCCCGCCGGACGCCCGCGGCGCTCAGCGCGCCAGGAACGCCAGCAGGTCGTGCCGGGTGAGGACGCCCACCGGCACGCCGTCGTCGACCACCATGAGCGCGTCGTGCTTCTGCAGCGCCTCGCGCGCCGAGCCGACCGTCTCCCCGGACCCGATGAGCGGCAGCGGCGCCGACATGTGCCGGTCAACGCGGTCCGACAGCGAGGCGGCGCCCGAGAACACGGCGTCCAGCAGCTCGCGCTCGGAGACGGCGCCCGCGACCTCGCCGATCTTCACGGGCGGCTCGGCGCCGACGACCGGCATCTGCGAGACGCCGTACTCCTGGAGGATCTCGATGGCGTCCCGGACCGTCTCGTTGGGGTGCGTGTGGACGAGCGCCGGCACGCTGCCGTCCTTCGTCCGCAGCACGTCGCCGACGGCGGCGCCCTCGCCCGCGTCGAGGAACCCGTAGGACCGCATCCAGCGGTCGTTGAAGATCTTCGACAGGTAGCCCTTGCCGCTGTCCGGCAGCAGCACCACGATCACCGCGCGGGCCGCCGCCTCCGGGTCGTCCTCCTCGAGGCGGCGGGCCAGGCGCAGCGCGCCCTCGACCGCCATCCCGCACGACCCGCCGACCAGCAGCGCCTCCTCACGGGCCAGGCGCCGCGTCATCGCGAACGAGTCGGCGTCGGACACGGGGATGATCTCGTCCGGCACCGCCGGGTCGTACGCGGACGGCCAGAAGTCCTCGCCGACGCCCTCCACCAGGTACGGCCGGCCGTCGCCGCCGGAGTACACCGAGCCCTGCGGGTCGATGCCGACCACGCGGACCGGGCCGCCGTCGGCCGCCGGGCGGTCCGTCGAGACGTCGTGCAGGTAGCGGCCGGTGCCGGTGATGGTGCCGCCGGTCCCGACGCCCGCGACGAAGTGCGTGACCCGGCCGTCGGTGTCGGCCCAGATCTCCGGGCCGGTCGAGTCGTAGTGGCTCGCGGGGCCGTTGACGTTGGCGTACTGGTTGGGCTTCCAGGCGCCCTCGATCTCGGTGACCAGGCGGTCCGACACCGAGTAGTAGGAGTCCGGGTGGTCGGGCGGGACGGCGGTCGGCGTGACGACGACCTCCGCGCCGTACGCGCGCAGCACGTCGCGCTTGTCCTCCGAGACCTTGTCCGGGCACACGAACACGCAGCGGTAGCCCTTGCGCTGGGCGACGAGCGCCAGACCGACGCCCGTGTTGCCGCTGGTCGGCTCGACGATGGTGCCGCCGGGCCGCAGCTCGCCGGAGGCCTCGGCCGCCTCGATCATCCGCAGGGCGATGCGGTCCTTGGCGGACCCGCCCGGGTTGAAGTACTCGACCTTGGCCAGGACCGTCGCCGACAGGCCCGCGGTCACGGTGTTGAGGCGGACCAGCGGCGTGTTGCCGACGAGGTCGGAGACGTGCTGCGCGTACTTCACGGGACTCCAGACGGCCGAGGGGGTGGCGGGGACGTGCGACGGCCCCGTCGCACCAGCCTAGGGCCGGGCGGCGGGGCCGTCGTGGGGGTGGTGTCAGTCGCGGCCCTGGAGGATCGCGAGGATCCGCAGGAACTCCAGGTACAGCCAGACCAGGGTGACGATGAGCCCGAAGGCGGCGGACCAGGCGAACTTGTTCGGCACGCCCTGGTCGACGCCGCGCTTGATGGCGTCGAAGTCCATGATGAGGCTCGCGGCGGCCAGGCCGACGGCCACCAGGCCGATGACGACGCCGAGCCAACCGCTGCGCAGCGGCCCGAAGCCGTCGCTGTCGACGAAGAAGAACATCACGACGTTGACCAGCGAGTACGCCAGGTAGCCCACCATCGCGATGAGCAGCCAGCGCGTGAACTTCGGGGTGACGCGGACGCGGCCCGACTTGAAGAGGAACAGCGCGGCACCGAAGGTGGCGAACGTGGCGATGACGGCCTGCAGCACGATCGGCTGCGTCGACTGCCCGTCGAACGTGAGGTTCTGGAACGCCAGGCTGATCCCGCCGAGGAACACGCCCTGCGCCACCGTGTACAGCGTGATGAGCACGGGGCTCGGCTCGCGCTTGAACGCGTTGACGAGGCCGAGCACCAGGCCGGCGATCGCGCCGATCGGCCAGATGCCGGGCGCCAGGTTCCAGGTCGCCGCCGCGACGACGACGAGCAGCGCGAGCAGCCCGCCCGTCTTGACGATGACGTCGTCGTAGGTCAGGCGGCGCGTGTCACGCGTGGTCGCGGACGGCGCGCCGTACATCTGCTCGAGCGTCGACGCCTCGACGACCGGGCCCGTCGAGCCGAGGGTGCCCGTCGGGGCACCCTGCTGCGGGCGGGCGGCCCGGTTCCCGCGGGCGCGCGGGTCGCCGAAGACGGCGCTGTTGTTGAACACCGGGTTGCTCATCGGTCCTCCAGGGTCGGTTCGAGATCGAGCCGGCAGTGGTTCACCACCCTAGAACGCCACGCCGCCCCCGGAAGTTCCCCGGCGCACGACGCGACCTGCGCGGGAGCCCGGACCCGACCGGGTCATCCGTGAGGAGGACCCGCGTCGTCCCCCCGGGCGAGCGCGGGGCCGGACGGGTTCGGCCGTGCGACCGTTCCGCGCCGGCGCACCGGTCCGTACGGTCGTGACGTACCGGAACCCACCAGTGAGGACACCATGATCGAGGCACGAGGACTGACCAAGAGGTACGGCAGCAAGACCGCCGTCGCCGGCATCGACTTCACCGTGCAGCCGGGCAAGGTCACGGGCTTCCTCGGCCCGAACGGCGCCGGGAAGTCCACCACCATGCGGATGATCATGGGCCTGGACCGCCCGACGGCCGGCACCGTCACGGTCAACGGCCGCCCCTACGCGCAGCACCGCTCCCCGCTGACGGAGGTCGGCGCGCTGCTCGACGCGAAGGCGGTGCACTCGGGCCGCTCCGCGACCAACCACCTGCGGGCCGTCGCCGCGACCCACGGCATCGGCCGCAAGCGCGTCGACGAGGTCATCGAGATGACCGGCCTGCGGGGCGTCGCCGGCAAGCGCGTCGGCGGGTTCTCGCTCGGCATGGGCCAGCGCCTGGGCATCGCCGCGGCGCTCCTCGGCGACCCCCGCACGCTGATCCTCGACGAGCCGGTCAACGGCCTCGACCCCGAGGGCGTGCTGTGGGTCCGCAACCTGGTCAAGCACCTGGCGGGCGAGGGCCGCACCGTGTTCCTCTCCTCGCACCTCATGAGCGAGATGGCGCTGACCGCCGACCACATCCTCGTGATCGGCCGCGGCCGGATCATCGCGGACGCCCCCGTGGCGGACATCGTGGCCGGCGCGTCCGGCGCGAGCGTCCGGGTCCGCAGCCCCCAGGCGGCCCAGCTCGCCGACCTGCTGCGCGGCCCCGACACCACCGTGACCTCCGTCGAGGCGGGCCTGCTGGAGGTCGCGGGCGCCACCGCCCCGGCCGTCGGCGAGCTCGCCGCGCAGCACGGCCTGGTGCTGCACGAGCTCACGCCGGTGTCCGCGTCGCTGGAGGCGGCCTACATGTCGCTGACCGCCGACGACGTCGAGTACCACTCCGACCCCGCGGCCCTCGCCGCCACGACCAGCCAGGAGGCCCGGCGATGAGCGCCACCGCCACCGTCCCCGCCGCCCGCCGCGCCGGCTCGTCCCGCGCCGCCGGCGACGTCCGCGTCACGTTCCCGCGGCTGGTCCGCTCGGAGTGGATCAAGCTCTGGACCGTCCGCTCGACGTGGTGGGTGCTGCCCATCACGGTGCTCGCGCAGACCGGCATCGCGTGGATGATCGCGTACTTCGGCACCCGGGAGATGGAGTCCGGGGGCATGGACCTCGGCCGCTTCACCGCCGGTGACGTCGTCGGCGGCATCCAGTTCGCGCAGCTCGCGATCTGCGTGCTCGCGGTGCTCACCATCACCGGCGAGTACTCGACCGGGATGATCCGCAGCACGCTCACCGCCGCCCCGACCCGCACGCCGGCCCTGCTGGCCAAGGGCCTCGTCGTGGTGGTCGTCGCGTGGGTCACCGGCGTGGTCGGCACCCTCGCGTCCTGGGCCGTGACGTACCCCGTGCTCGGCGAGCAGTACCGCGTGGACCTCGGCGACGCCGTGAACCAGCGGATCTTCGTCGGCGCGCCGCTCTACCTCGCGGCGATCGCGCTGCTCGCGTACGGCATCGGCGCGCTCCTGCGGCACTCGGCCGGCGCGCTCGCCACCGTGCTGGGCCTGCTGCTGGTGGTCGAGAGCGTGTTCGCGATGGTCCCGTGGACGTTCTTCCAGAAGGTGAGCCCGTACCTGCCGATGTCCGCCGGGTCGCAGCTCGTGCAGAACGGCGGCCCCGACGCCACGCTGTCCCCCTGGGAGGGCTTCGGGGTGCTGGTGGCCTGGGGCCTGGTCGCGCTCGCCGGCGCGCTGGTGCTCGCGAAGCGCCGCGACGCCTGACCCGGCCGCGCCCGTGGCAGGGTGGCCCCGTCCCGCTCCGGCGGGGCGGGGCCGCCGCCGTCCCGACCCGCCCGTCCACGCCGTCCACCCGTCCGCTCCGCCGCCCCCGGAGGTCCCGCTGAGCCCGAGCACGAGCCCGGCCCCGGATGCCGCCCCGCAGGCCTTCACCGAGCTCGACGCGCGGCGGCTCGGCCGCGTCCGGCGCTTCTTCGCCCGGCACCCGGTCGCGTCGGACGTGCTGGTCTGCCTGGTGTACGCGGTGGCGGGCGTGTCGGAGGCCGGCCCGCAGGGCTCGACCGGCGTCCTGCTGGACGGCGGCCCCGCGGCGACCGCGCTGTCGCTGGCGCTCACCGTCGCCGGGCTGGGCGTGCTGGCCGTCCGGCGGCGCTGGCCGGTCCGCGTCGCGCTCGCCATGGCCGCGCTCGGCCTGCTGCAGGTGCTCGTCGACGGGCACGTCGGGGCGTTCGACCTGGGGTTCGCGCTCGCGCTGTACGTCGTCGCGGCCAGCCGGCCGCAGCGCGTCGCCTGGTCGGTGCTCGGCATCGCCACGGTGGTGGTCGTCGGCGCCCTGGCGCTGTGGGGCGGGCGGACGGAGCCGGAGCCCGGCTCGGTGACGGTGACGACCTCCGAGGGCACCGACGTCCGGCCGCTGCCGCAGCCGGTCCTCGCCTCGGACGCGCCCAGCTTCCTCCTGGTCGGCCTCGGGGCGTTCGCGATCGGCGCGAACGTGCGGGCGCGCCGGCTGCACACCCGTGCGCTGGTCGACCGGCACCAGCAGCTCGTCGACGCCGGCGAGCAGCACGCGAAGCTCGCCGCGGCCGCCGAGCAGACCCGGATCGCGCGCGAGATGCACGACGTGGTCGCGCACGGCCTCACGGTGATGATCGCCCTGTCGGACGGCGCGCGGGTGGCCGTGCGGCGGTCCCCGGACGACGCGGTGGCCGCGCTGGACCTGCTGTCCGAGACCGGCCGGTCCGCCCTCAACGACATGCGGCGGATGCTCGGCGTGCTGCGCGGCGCGGACGTGCCGCTGGAGCCGCAGCCCGGCACGCACGACCTGGAGTCGCTGGTGCAGCAGTTCCGCGCCGCGGGTCTCACGGTCCACCTGACCACGGCGGGGCCCGCGCTCCCCGCGGACGCCGGCCTGGCGCTGACGGTCTACCGCGTGGTCCAGGAGTCGCTGACGAACGTGCTGCGCCACGCCGGCAGCGGCGCGCGCGTGGACGTGCTCGTGCGGCACGGCGCGGGCCGCATCGGGATCGAGGTCGTGGACGACGGCGGCGGCGCGGACCCGGTCGCGGAGCCCGACCCGGAGCCGGGCCGGCGCGCGCGCCTCAGCGGGCGCCTCGCGGAGCGGCTCGAGGACCCGCTGGCCACGCGCACCGACGCCGGCGGCACCGAGACCCTCGTGCCGGGTCAGCCGGTCCGGACGGGGCGCGGGCTGGTGGGCATGCGGGAGCGCGCCGCGGTCTACCGTGGCTCCGTGGCGGCGGGGCCGCACCGGGGCGGCTGGCGGGTGCACGTGGAGCTCCGCACCGAGGACTCCGGGACCGCGACCACCACCGACGAGCACGACGAGGAGCGCACGTGAGCAGCACCGGGGACGCGACGGGGTCCGGCACCGGGCCGGGGGCGACGGGCCCGGGCGGCGCGTCCGGCCCGGTGCGCGTCCTGCTGGTCGACGACCAGCCGCTGCTGCGCATGGGCTTCCGGCTGGTGCTCGACGACGAGGACGACCTCACGGTGGTGGGCGAGGCCGGCGACGGCGCGGAGGCGCTGCGCCAGGTCGCCGCCCTGCAGCCCGACGTCGTGCTCATGGACGTCCGGATGCCCGGGACGAACGGCATCGAGGCGACGCAGCGGATCGTCGCGTCCGGGTCGCCGTCGCGCGTGCTCATCCTCACGACGTTCGACCTGGACGAGTACGCGTTCGCCGCGCTGCGGGCCGGCGCCAGCGGGTTCCTGCTCAAGGACGCGCGGCCGGCGGAGCTCACCGACGCGATCCGGGCGGTGGCGACCG
This is a stretch of genomic DNA from Cellulomonas sp. ES6. It encodes these proteins:
- a CDS encoding cystathionine gamma-synthase; this encodes MPGSGDLAAHTDDGDWSGAGFATRAIHAGQEPDGATGAVVTPIYQVSTYKQDGVGGLRGGYEYSRSGNPTRAALEEALRAAEGGGAGFAFASGLAAEDTLLRAVLRPGDHVVVPDDAYGGTYRLIARVFGPWGVEHTPVGLSDPDAVLAAIRPGQTKLVWVETPTNPLLGVSDIAALAAHARAAGAVLVVDNTFATPYLQQPIALGADVVVHSTTKYIGGHSDVVGGALVVADGAQLPVGLEGPTGTTALADAVAFHQNASGAVAGPFDAWLTLRGLKTLAVRMDRHCANAAAVARFLADRDDVGDVLYPGLDSHPDHAVAERQMSGFGGMVSFRAGSAERAARVCARTRVFTLAESLGGVESLIELPARMTHGSVVGTDLEVPDDLVRLSVGIEDEADLLADLAQALA
- the msrA gene encoding peptide-methionine (S)-S-oxide reductase MsrA, whose product is MSWLFGSALATTMVTPERALRGREDYAYTVPATHTVLGTPLRGPWPEGTRTITLGLGCFWGAERVFWQLPGVVATSVGYQGGYTPYPTYEEVCTGLTGHAEVVQVAYDPSVVSDADVLRTFWESHDPTQGFRQGNDRGTQYRSTVYPTTPEQEAAARETLAAYQERLTRAGYGEITTEVRPAAEAGTYYYAEDYHQQYLDKNPNGYCGLGGTGVSCPRPLDA
- a CDS encoding HEAT repeat domain-containing protein codes for the protein MTKVDEHRAALRALPPGQVPGYLTQHSGLPGPRGNLEVMAAFADVAPAPLVLALADDPDEYLRCCGTVGAGRLLVEALAAGDDDGARDLLALLHDRAADPLWRVREATAMALQRLGDDRPADLRGVVADWAADAHPLVRRAAVAGVCEPRLLRDPATAAAALSACTTATDALAALPADARRHPDVRTLRQALGYCWSVAVAGDPGAGLPAFAALRTTTDPDVAWVVRENEKKSRLRRLLD
- the deoD gene encoding purine-nucleoside phosphorylase, yielding MPTPHISAQPGDFAPDVLMPGDPRRATRIAETVLDDARLVTEVRGVVGWTGTWQGRPVSVMASGMGVPSISIYATELFRFYGVRRIIRIGTAGGMQRHLELGDVVVATAAHTDSGVSANRLPGLHYSHAPSFALASAAVAAARDVEGARVHAGPVLTSDVFYADRPQLMQALVEHGTLAVEMEAAGLYAAADREKAEALALLSVSDFTFQAAELDADERERLFQHAVGIALRAFAATD
- a CDS encoding FKBP-type peptidyl-prolyl cis-trans isomerase, which encodes MSTLPEATGSFGEKPTLTFPEGEAPAELEVVVLAPGDGALVEAGDDLEVHYLGQTWGGHVFDNSYDRGSSISFPIGVGAVIGGWDEGLVGQPVGSRVLLSIPPHLGYGDRGVPQAGIRGGDTLVFVVDIVGTR
- a CDS encoding FAD-binding protein, yielding MSLTTWAGNLTYAAARVHEPRTVEQVQEVVAGARRVRALGTRHCFNDLADTEHDLVRLDGLDPDVRVDAGARTVSVAAGTRYGALARVLHAQGWALHDLASLPHISVAGAVATATHGSGDRSRNLAAAVAAVDLVTADGTLRHVARGDADFPGVVVGLGALGVVVRVTLDVEPTYDVAQEVHTDLPWDVALEHLDDVTGSADSVSLFTDWTGPAVQQVWRKTRLAAGAGYERRTELFGARPAPGPLHPLPGIDPVHCTEQLGVPGPWHERLPHFRLEFTPSNGDELQSEYLVPRGRAAEAFEALRALAPVVAPLLQVSEVRTVAGDDLWLSTASGGDRVALHFTWQPRQREVEAVLPRLEAALAPLGARPHWGKLFASLGAPDSDPRALYPRLDDFRALVARTDPEGTFRNAFVDRHVLGA
- a CDS encoding cystathionine beta-synthase, producing the protein MKYAQHVSDLVGNTPLVRLNTVTAGLSATVLAKVEYFNPGGSAKDRIALRMIEAAEASGELRPGGTIVEPTSGNTGVGLALVAQRKGYRCVFVCPDKVSEDKRDVLRAYGAEVVVTPTAVPPDHPDSYYSVSDRLVTEIEGAWKPNQYANVNGPASHYDSTGPEIWADTDGRVTHFVAGVGTGGTITGTGRYLHDVSTDRPAADGGPVRVVGIDPQGSVYSGGDGRPYLVEGVGEDFWPSAYDPAVPDEIIPVSDADSFAMTRRLAREEALLVGGSCGMAVEGALRLARRLEEDDPEAAARAVIVVLLPDSGKGYLSKIFNDRWMRSYGFLDAGEGAAVGDVLRTKDGSVPALVHTHPNETVRDAIEILQEYGVSQMPVVGAEPPVKIGEVAGAVSERELLDAVFSGAASLSDRVDRHMSAPLPLIGSGETVGSAREALQKHDALMVVDDGVPVGVLTRHDLLAFLAR
- a CDS encoding Bax inhibitor-1/YccA family protein yields the protein MSNPVFNNSAVFGDPRARGNRAARPQQGAPTGTLGSTGPVVEASTLEQMYGAPSATTRDTRRLTYDDVIVKTGGLLALLVVVAAATWNLAPGIWPIGAIAGLVLGLVNAFKREPSPVLITLYTVAQGVFLGGISLAFQNLTFDGQSTQPIVLQAVIATFATFGAALFLFKSGRVRVTPKFTRWLLIAMVGYLAYSLVNVVMFFFVDSDGFGPLRSGWLGVVIGLVAVGLAAASLIMDFDAIKRGVDQGVPNKFAWSAAFGLIVTLVWLYLEFLRILAILQGRD
- a CDS encoding ABC transporter ATP-binding protein encodes the protein MIEARGLTKRYGSKTAVAGIDFTVQPGKVTGFLGPNGAGKSTTMRMIMGLDRPTAGTVTVNGRPYAQHRSPLTEVGALLDAKAVHSGRSATNHLRAVAATHGIGRKRVDEVIEMTGLRGVAGKRVGGFSLGMGQRLGIAAALLGDPRTLILDEPVNGLDPEGVLWVRNLVKHLAGEGRTVFLSSHLMSEMALTADHILVIGRGRIIADAPVADIVAGASGASVRVRSPQAAQLADLLRGPDTTVTSVEAGLLEVAGATAPAVGELAAQHGLVLHELTPVSASLEAAYMSLTADDVEYHSDPAALAATTSQEARR